A part of Myxococcus landrumus genomic DNA contains:
- a CDS encoding patatin-like phospholipase family protein produces MSKRRSTHKTSSKPESGNALASPKGLLHAVRAQTPPAPPPRWVSYLEKRLTTVVALVVAFLALLQLPQVHNIVLQLPGAASLRGGGSALLAIAFSAYVILLGVFFFMSALWVFVPREDDEYPWWMRHPNRFSQGVKAICKRLVSLARFPLAEAKSSRVWLHGAIILAAVTLGLVGWLGLLPAPWKARDPGPSIVAGLALSVGVVGLFGRRVLDWKPSLRILMEVVTRGLVMTLGSYFLAELLWGVFIPNVPEASFRLYTIWAIYHLLFVILCVARALDLVPNVVRRAVFALAALACVFLIGEQLARQGTLTAMAREKPVDSDAVFTEWMKTADARLEQMCDGPVVFVSAAGGGSRAAIFAMLSLESLNRMRVDPPDTRTPRCADQRLSDHVLFISSVSGGSVASAHFSHRLAQGTLGVPLAPGVPLKHAPRAELEAHLMEGACGLKADRLWPLSSAAMDDMFVDFNAPLLRGLVMPGVSRGEGLASFWSDYLTWPASFSEGGRAPLLLINTASARTGARVVTGKPPLPALMVNDGKQPSAPARSTSELVASGDIALADAVRASANFPWIVDLPSVIDAKGNKEPLIDGGVFDNTGLDTFVLLLRGLTDSERWKSKPGTQAAIDQFFAKLERRGVLFVEIDSGAKPPSLDKSGSSGGAISTPLSALSRASHAFARDMAEYQKAEIGRLLAGRKVTMLQASYDYGDVELSDDASPQQRECFAENQDEVMTAWALGPKDKGRLLGQFLWQEETVGQRIASHIKNLRGTALTEQSLIALLERGLTSGQTEPFMAKLRDPATLELAKRLTGRLASDQVALQQQATSRLYDRDAPAVQAFLDTEVQRAAGEARPDVVAKLEDGSKAAWVFLGQYLSTGNAWRTCYFCKPTDARWSQAPQQFVGMTLESTVPALLRDDPPTGQPATEGRTLGALKAGQSVTILEVEDWNNLGFIWAKVTLAPRDKARL; encoded by the coding sequence ATGAGCAAGCGACGCTCGACCCACAAGACCTCCAGCAAGCCGGAATCGGGCAATGCCCTCGCCTCGCCCAAGGGCCTGCTGCACGCCGTCCGTGCGCAGACACCTCCGGCTCCGCCACCGCGTTGGGTGAGCTATCTGGAGAAGCGGCTCACGACGGTGGTGGCGCTGGTGGTGGCCTTCCTCGCGCTCCTGCAGCTGCCCCAGGTCCACAACATCGTCCTCCAGCTTCCGGGTGCGGCGTCCCTGCGAGGCGGCGGCTCCGCGCTCCTGGCCATCGCCTTCTCGGCGTACGTCATCCTGCTCGGCGTGTTCTTCTTCATGAGCGCGCTGTGGGTCTTCGTCCCGAGGGAAGACGACGAGTACCCCTGGTGGATGAGGCACCCCAACCGCTTCAGCCAAGGGGTGAAGGCCATCTGCAAGCGATTGGTGTCGCTCGCGCGCTTTCCGCTGGCGGAGGCGAAGTCCTCTCGAGTGTGGCTCCACGGCGCCATCATCCTGGCCGCGGTGACGTTGGGTCTCGTGGGCTGGCTGGGGCTCTTGCCCGCTCCGTGGAAGGCGCGAGACCCGGGCCCCAGCATCGTCGCGGGCCTCGCGTTGTCGGTGGGCGTGGTGGGCCTCTTCGGCCGGAGGGTCCTCGACTGGAAGCCCTCGCTGCGCATCCTGATGGAGGTCGTCACGCGCGGACTGGTGATGACCCTGGGCTCGTACTTCCTCGCGGAGCTGCTGTGGGGCGTTTTCATCCCCAACGTCCCCGAGGCCAGCTTCCGGCTCTACACCATCTGGGCCATCTACCATCTGCTCTTCGTGATTCTGTGTGTGGCCCGCGCGCTGGACCTGGTGCCGAACGTCGTGCGGCGCGCCGTGTTCGCCCTGGCGGCGCTGGCGTGCGTGTTCCTCATCGGGGAACAGCTCGCGCGGCAGGGGACCCTCACGGCGATGGCGCGTGAGAAGCCCGTGGACTCCGACGCGGTCTTCACCGAGTGGATGAAGACCGCGGACGCGCGGCTAGAGCAGATGTGTGATGGGCCCGTGGTCTTCGTCTCCGCCGCGGGAGGCGGTTCGCGTGCGGCCATCTTCGCCATGCTCTCGCTGGAGAGCCTGAACCGCATGCGCGTCGACCCGCCCGACACGAGGACGCCTCGCTGCGCGGACCAACGGCTCTCGGACCATGTCCTCTTCATCAGCAGTGTCTCCGGGGGCAGCGTCGCCAGCGCACACTTCTCGCACCGCCTGGCCCAAGGAACCCTGGGAGTTCCCCTCGCGCCCGGCGTGCCGCTCAAGCATGCGCCACGTGCGGAGTTGGAAGCCCACCTGATGGAGGGGGCCTGTGGCTTGAAGGCCGACCGGCTCTGGCCCCTGAGCAGCGCGGCGATGGACGACATGTTCGTGGACTTCAACGCGCCGCTCCTGCGCGGACTCGTGATGCCTGGGGTGAGCCGAGGCGAGGGCCTGGCCTCCTTCTGGTCCGACTACCTCACGTGGCCCGCCAGCTTCTCCGAGGGGGGCCGTGCGCCACTGCTCCTCATCAACACGGCCAGCGCGCGGACGGGGGCGCGGGTCGTCACGGGCAAGCCTCCGCTTCCGGCGCTGATGGTCAATGACGGGAAGCAGCCCTCGGCGCCCGCGCGCTCCACCAGTGAGCTGGTCGCCAGCGGAGACATCGCGCTCGCCGATGCGGTCCGGGCGTCCGCGAACTTCCCTTGGATTGTCGATCTGCCCAGCGTCATTGACGCCAAGGGCAACAAGGAGCCGCTCATCGACGGTGGCGTGTTCGACAACACGGGCCTGGACACCTTCGTGCTGTTGCTGCGGGGGCTCACGGATTCGGAGCGCTGGAAGTCCAAGCCCGGGACGCAGGCGGCCATCGACCAGTTCTTCGCGAAGCTGGAGCGGCGCGGGGTGCTCTTCGTGGAGATCGACTCGGGGGCGAAGCCGCCCTCGCTCGACAAGAGCGGCAGCTCCGGGGGCGCCATCTCCACTCCGCTGTCCGCGCTCTCGCGCGCGAGCCATGCCTTCGCGCGTGACATGGCCGAGTACCAGAAGGCGGAGATTGGTCGCCTCCTCGCGGGGAGGAAGGTCACCATGCTCCAGGCCAGCTACGACTATGGCGACGTGGAGCTCTCCGACGACGCGAGCCCCCAGCAGCGGGAGTGCTTCGCGGAGAACCAGGATGAGGTGATGACCGCGTGGGCATTGGGCCCCAAGGACAAGGGCCGGCTGCTGGGTCAGTTCCTCTGGCAGGAGGAGACCGTGGGTCAGCGCATCGCCAGCCACATCAAGAACCTCCGAGGCACGGCGCTGACGGAGCAGAGTCTCATCGCGCTGTTGGAGCGAGGGCTGACCTCGGGCCAGACGGAGCCCTTCATGGCGAAGCTGCGGGACCCGGCGACGCTGGAGCTGGCGAAGCGGCTCACGGGGCGGCTCGCAAGCGACCAGGTGGCCTTGCAGCAACAAGCCACCTCACGTCTCTATGACCGTGACGCGCCCGCCGTTCAGGCGTTCCTCGACACCGAGGTGCAGCGAGCCGCTGGTGAGGCCCGACCCGACGTCGTCGCGAAGCTGGAGGATGGAAGCAAGGCCGCATGGGTCTTCCTGGGCCAGTACCTGTCCACTGGGAACGCATGGCGCACCTGCTACTTCTGCAAGCCAACCGACGCGCGGTGGTCTCAAGCGCCGCAACAGTTCGTGGGCATGACGTTGGAGAGCACGGTCCCCGCGCTCCTGCGAGACGACCCGCCCACGGGCCAACCCGCCACCGAGGGACGCACGCTGGGCGCCCTCAAGGCGGGCCAGAGTGTCACCATCCTCGAGGTCGAGGACTGGAACAATCTGGGCTTCATCTGGGCGAAGGTGACGCTCGCGCCCCGGGACAAGGCCAGGCTCTAG